One Pseudonocardia abyssalis DNA segment encodes these proteins:
- a CDS encoding ATP-binding protein — MPHDLPSSDLPQTLGALRASGHELRGVKDEIRANLVDALRSGRDPWPGIVGFESTVLPQLERALIAGHDVVLLGERGQGKTRLLRAITNLLDEWTPVIEGSELGEHPYDPITPASQRRVAELGDDLPVVWKHRSDRYTEKLATPDTAVADLIGDIDPVKVSEGRSLGDPETIHYGLVPRAHRGIVTINELPDLAERIQVSLLNVMEERDIQVRGYTLRLPLDVLLVASANPEDYTNRGRIITPLKDRFGAEVRTHYPLELTDEITLVEQEANLVADVPRHLLEIVARFTRALRESSAVDQGSGVSARFSVAAAETVAAAALRRAAITGEPHAVARPVDLESVPTVLRGKLEFASGEEGREIEHMEHLLRRATADTARARLRGIDLDPLAEAVAGRPVRTGERVPAAEVVAALPKVEALTEIAKRLDAGGTEEPGPMASAAELALELLFLTRRLAKDTADDDSVSYG, encoded by the coding sequence GTGCCCCATGATCTTCCCAGCTCCGATCTCCCGCAGACCCTGGGCGCGTTGCGCGCCTCCGGACACGAGCTGCGTGGCGTCAAGGACGAGATCCGCGCCAACCTGGTCGACGCCCTGCGCTCCGGCCGCGACCCGTGGCCCGGCATCGTCGGGTTCGAGTCCACCGTCCTCCCGCAGCTGGAACGGGCCCTGATCGCGGGCCACGACGTCGTGCTGCTCGGCGAGCGCGGCCAGGGCAAGACCCGGCTGCTGCGCGCGATCACGAACCTGCTCGACGAGTGGACGCCGGTCATCGAGGGCTCCGAGCTCGGCGAGCACCCCTACGACCCGATCACCCCGGCGTCGCAGCGCCGGGTCGCGGAGCTCGGCGACGACCTGCCCGTCGTCTGGAAGCACCGCAGTGACCGCTACACCGAGAAGCTCGCGACCCCGGACACCGCGGTCGCCGACCTGATCGGAGACATCGATCCCGTCAAGGTGTCGGAGGGCCGGTCGCTGGGTGACCCGGAGACGATCCACTACGGGCTGGTGCCCCGGGCGCACCGCGGGATCGTCACGATCAACGAGCTGCCCGACCTCGCCGAGCGCATCCAGGTCTCGCTGCTCAACGTGATGGAGGAGCGCGACATCCAGGTCCGCGGCTACACGCTGCGCCTGCCCCTGGACGTGCTGCTGGTGGCGAGCGCGAACCCCGAGGACTACACGAACCGCGGGCGGATCATCACCCCGCTCAAGGACCGCTTCGGCGCGGAGGTGCGCACGCACTACCCCCTCGAGCTCACCGACGAGATCACGCTGGTGGAGCAGGAGGCGAACCTCGTCGCCGACGTGCCGCGGCACCTGCTGGAGATCGTCGCGCGGTTCACCCGGGCCCTGCGCGAGTCGAGTGCGGTCGACCAGGGGTCCGGCGTCTCGGCGCGGTTCTCCGTGGCCGCCGCCGAGACCGTCGCGGCCGCCGCGCTGCGCCGCGCCGCGATCACCGGCGAGCCGCACGCCGTCGCCCGGCCCGTCGACCTCGAGTCGGTGCCCACCGTGCTGCGCGGCAAGCTGGAGTTCGCCTCCGGCGAGGAGGGCCGGGAGATCGAGCACATGGAGCACCTGCTCCGCCGGGCCACCGCCGACACCGCCCGAGCGCGGCTGCGCGGGATCGACCTCGATCCGCTCGCCGAGGCCGTCGCCGGCAGGCCGGTGCGCACGGGGGAACGGGTGCCCGCGGCCGAGGTCGTCGCCGCGCTGCCGAAGGTCGAGGCCCTCACCGAGATCGCGAAGCGGCTCGACGCCGGCGGAACCGAGGAGCCCGGTCCGATGGCGAGTGCCGCGGAGCTGGCCCTGGAACTGCTGTTCCTCACCCGCCGCCTGGCCAAGGACACCGCCGACGACGACTCGGTCAGCTACGGCTGA
- a CDS encoding ABC transporter ATP-binding protein yields the protein MFSVLWRFRDTLMPYRRELTTGGLLILAAAGLALALPWPLKIVVDHVLAGRPFGMPSGPTPSGPTPSGPTPSGPTPSGPTPSGPTLSGPALLAACIAAICVVATLGALTTYLAERTLSGVGERMLADLRTAMFAHLQRLSLGYHQTQRVGDLGNRLTNDVNTIQSLLVAVLSVLLPNATLLVGILVISVTIDPFFALLSLLVVPPLHLVLVRYRKIIKSWAATARKEEGRVASHASEVLSAIRLVTTNAGEGRSESRFRSFSDARLAAGLQRVDFAARLPAAVDVIVHTGRAVVLLVGTFRVLDGSMELGLLLVFLAYNEKLYQPVKQLAKLQTTISKGQASSDRVLEVLAVEAAVRDRPGARPLRRMRGHVALRGVTFGYDPARPVLDGIDITALPGQMIALAGPTGAGKSTVSGLIPRLYDVQSGSVELDGHDVRDLTLGSIRDQVSLVPQDAALMSGTILDNIAFGAPHATREQLIEAAEAAYVDEFVDRLPDGWDTEVHERGSSLSGGQRQRIAIARALVRNCPVVVLDEPTSGLDAVSESLVMKGLERLTAGRTVIVVAHRLSTLQRADRIYVIDRGRVVDSGTHAELAARPGVFRDMNRLLDDHTDTHAAPPRPSPGPRLVAAS from the coding sequence ATGTTCTCGGTCCTCTGGCGCTTCCGCGACACGCTCATGCCCTACCGCCGCGAACTGACGACCGGCGGCCTGCTCATCCTCGCGGCCGCCGGCCTCGCACTGGCCCTGCCCTGGCCGCTCAAGATCGTCGTCGACCACGTGCTGGCGGGCCGCCCGTTCGGGATGCCGTCCGGGCCGACGCCGTCCGGGCCGACGCCGTCCGGGCCGACGCCGTCCGGGCCGACGCCGTCCGGGCCGACGCCGTCCGGGCCGACGCTGTCCGGGCCGGCCCTGCTCGCGGCGTGCATCGCAGCGATCTGCGTGGTCGCGACGCTGGGCGCGCTCACCACCTATCTCGCCGAGCGCACGCTCTCGGGCGTCGGGGAGAGGATGCTGGCCGACCTGCGCACGGCCATGTTCGCCCACCTGCAGCGGCTGTCCCTGGGCTACCACCAGACCCAGCGCGTCGGCGACCTCGGCAACCGGCTGACCAACGACGTCAACACGATCCAGAGCCTGCTGGTCGCGGTGCTGTCGGTGCTGCTCCCCAACGCGACGCTGCTGGTCGGGATCCTGGTCATCTCCGTGACGATCGACCCGTTCTTCGCCCTGCTCTCACTGCTCGTCGTGCCGCCGCTCCACCTGGTGCTCGTGCGCTACCGGAAGATCATCAAGAGCTGGGCCGCGACCGCCCGCAAGGAGGAGGGCCGCGTCGCCTCGCACGCCTCCGAGGTGCTCTCGGCGATCCGGTTGGTGACGACGAACGCCGGTGAGGGCCGCTCGGAGAGCCGCTTCCGCTCCTTCTCCGACGCCCGCCTCGCCGCGGGCCTGCAGCGCGTCGACTTCGCGGCCCGGCTGCCCGCCGCCGTCGACGTCATCGTGCACACCGGCCGGGCCGTGGTGCTGCTCGTCGGCACGTTCCGGGTGCTGGACGGGTCGATGGAGCTCGGCCTGCTGCTGGTGTTCCTGGCCTACAACGAGAAGCTCTACCAGCCCGTCAAGCAGCTCGCGAAGCTGCAGACCACGATCAGCAAGGGGCAGGCGAGCTCCGACCGCGTGCTGGAGGTGCTCGCCGTGGAGGCGGCCGTGCGCGACCGGCCCGGGGCCCGCCCGCTGCGCCGGATGCGCGGCCACGTCGCCCTGCGCGGCGTCACCTTCGGCTACGACCCGGCCCGCCCGGTCCTCGACGGGATCGACATCACGGCCCTGCCCGGGCAGATGATCGCGCTCGCCGGGCCGACCGGTGCCGGGAAGTCGACGGTGTCCGGGCTGATCCCGCGCCTCTACGACGTGCAGTCCGGCTCGGTCGAGCTCGACGGCCACGACGTCCGCGACCTGACCCTGGGCTCGATCCGCGACCAGGTCTCCCTCGTGCCGCAGGACGCCGCGCTGATGTCCGGCACGATCCTGGACAACATCGCGTTCGGCGCCCCGCACGCCACCCGCGAGCAGCTGATCGAGGCCGCGGAGGCCGCGTACGTCGACGAGTTCGTCGACCGGCTCCCCGACGGCTGGGACACCGAGGTGCACGAGCGCGGGAGCTCCCTGTCCGGCGGTCAGCGCCAGCGCATCGCGATCGCCCGCGCACTCGTCCGGAACTGTCCGGTCGTCGTCCTCGACGAGCCGACCTCCGGGCTCGACGCCGTCAGCGAGTCGCTGGTGATGAAGGGCCTGGAACGGCTGACGGCCGGGCGCACCGTGATCGTCGTGGCGCACCGGCTCTCCACGCTGCAGAGGGCCGACCGGATCTACGTGATCGACCGCGGGCGGGTCGTCGACTCCGGGACGCACGCCGAGCTGGCCGCACGGCCCGGGGTCTTCCGCGACATGAACCGGCTGCTCGACGACCACACCGACACCCACGCGGCGCCGCCGCGCCCCTCCCCCGGCCCGCGGCTGGTGGCGGCGAGCTGA
- a CDS encoding pentapeptide repeat-containing protein: protein MARTQRGRRTKLRPDPPDTPSRWDPPPSVVEHEMVWDGIDAGADVEVPPHVADLDLRECRWTGADLSGRELTGFRVRDTRFVNCDLSGAVLDDAVLRRVEFTDCRLTGASFAGARLDDVRITDCSADLTGFRMAKATAVLVENTSLHGADLYSMSAVDCAFLGCDLGEASFHEARLAGTRLHGSRLDDVRGAMSLAGTRISPEQLVPVGAALLGVLGIEVTEPDQP, encoded by the coding sequence ATGGCACGGACCCAGCGCGGGCGGAGGACCAAGCTGCGGCCCGACCCGCCGGACACCCCGTCGCGCTGGGACCCGCCGCCGTCGGTCGTCGAGCACGAGATGGTGTGGGACGGGATCGACGCGGGTGCCGACGTCGAGGTGCCGCCGCACGTCGCCGACCTGGACCTGCGCGAGTGCCGCTGGACCGGAGCCGACCTGAGCGGGCGCGAGCTCACCGGGTTCCGGGTCCGCGACACCCGGTTCGTGAACTGCGACCTCTCCGGCGCGGTCCTCGACGACGCCGTGCTGCGCCGCGTCGAGTTCACCGACTGCCGTCTCACCGGCGCGTCGTTCGCCGGGGCCCGGCTCGACGACGTGCGGATCACCGACTGCAGCGCCGACCTCACCGGCTTCCGGATGGCGAAGGCCACGGCCGTACTGGTGGAGAACACGTCCCTGCACGGTGCCGACCTCTACTCGATGTCCGCCGTCGACTGCGCGTTCCTGGGCTGCGACCTCGGCGAGGCGTCGTTCCACGAGGCCCGCCTCGCCGGCACCCGGCTGCACGGCTCCCGCCTCGACGACGTGCGCGGGGCGATGTCGCTGGCCGGCACGCGGATCAGCCCCGAGCAGCTCGTCCCGGTCGGGGCGGCGCTGCTCGGGGTCCTCGGCATCGAGGTGACCGAGCCGGATCAGCCGTAG